The following proteins are encoded in a genomic region of Burkholderia gladioli:
- a CDS encoding MFS transporter, producing MRTTEAARSQPVTERKRAWYRDITWAQWRVLIAAWGVWVMDAVDFLAITFVLRDIAGEFHVGLEAASLLLFATYGVRWLGGLLFGSLSDRIGRKIPLVITLAWFTGGAVLTGLSWNFAVLAVFRLLLGFGMAPGFSLGATMVAESWPEKYRSIGIGILDTGWGLGAIGAAIAYDLVYPAFGWRAMFFVGVIPAILLGLFILFCVPESEAFRRGGRPARVPLRDNPAVLLFRRYPKRVAYLALLMLVLCFGSWPFQGLFPTYLKSLSFSPALITVLTMTSACGQVIGFFASGFIAERIGRRWGIGLMIGIGSLCVAALVYSVHLFWLAELFAFLSGFFLVGSSGIWGTILTENLPRDVRASGVGFLYNVGVIGGGLAPYIVLSTVKAAAMPIALGIAGFSVVAALLAMAILLRVRETRGMRLEEIDAGLAE from the coding sequence ATGAGAACCACGGAAGCGGCACGGTCGCAGCCCGTGACGGAGAGGAAGCGGGCCTGGTATCGCGACATCACCTGGGCGCAATGGCGCGTGCTGATCGCGGCCTGGGGCGTGTGGGTGATGGATGCGGTCGACTTTCTCGCCATCACCTTCGTGTTGCGCGATATCGCCGGCGAGTTCCATGTCGGGCTCGAGGCGGCCTCGCTGCTGCTGTTCGCCACCTACGGCGTGCGCTGGCTCGGCGGCCTGCTGTTCGGCAGCCTGAGCGACCGGATCGGTCGCAAGATTCCGCTGGTGATCACCCTGGCGTGGTTCACCGGCGGCGCGGTGCTGACCGGGCTGTCGTGGAATTTCGCCGTGCTCGCCGTGTTCCGGCTGCTGCTAGGCTTCGGCATGGCGCCCGGCTTCTCGCTGGGCGCGACCATGGTGGCCGAGTCCTGGCCCGAGAAGTACCGTTCGATCGGCATCGGCATCCTCGATACCGGCTGGGGGCTCGGCGCGATCGGCGCGGCGATCGCCTACGACCTGGTCTACCCGGCCTTCGGCTGGCGCGCGATGTTCTTCGTCGGCGTGATCCCGGCCATCCTGCTGGGGCTGTTCATCCTGTTCTGCGTGCCCGAGTCGGAAGCGTTCCGGCGCGGCGGGCGGCCGGCGCGCGTGCCGCTGCGCGACAACCCGGCGGTGCTGCTGTTCCGCCGCTACCCGAAGCGCGTGGCCTACCTGGCGCTGCTGATGCTGGTGCTCTGCTTCGGCTCCTGGCCGTTCCAGGGCCTGTTCCCAACCTACCTGAAGTCGCTGTCGTTCTCACCGGCCCTGATCACCGTGCTGACCATGACCTCGGCCTGCGGGCAGGTGATCGGCTTCTTCGCCTCCGGCTTCATCGCTGAGCGGATCGGGCGGCGCTGGGGCATCGGCCTGATGATCGGGATCGGCTCGCTGTGCGTGGCCGCGCTGGTCTACAGCGTCCACCTGTTCTGGCTGGCCGAGCTGTTCGCGTTCCTGAGCGGCTTCTTCCTGGTGGGCTCCTCGGGCATCTGGGGCACCATCCTGACCGAGAACCTGCCGCGCGACGTGCGGGCTTCCGGCGTGGGCTTCCTGTACAACGTCGGCGTGATCGGCGGGGGGCTCGCGCCCTACATCGTGCTGTCGACCGTGAAGGCGGCCGCGATGCCGATCGCGCTCGGCATCGCCGGCTTCAGCGTGGTGGCCGCGCTGCTGGCCATGGCGATCCTGCTGCGCGTGCGCGAGACCCGCGGCATGCGGCTCGAGGAGATCGACGCGGGGCTGGCCGAGTAG